A single genomic interval of Coccidioides posadasii str. Silveira chromosome 1, complete sequence harbors:
- a CDS encoding uncharacterized protein (EggNog:ENOG410PM7N~COG:S~BUSCO:12603at33183) has product MVVCKYFQEGRCRFGEQCKNEHPGSKSFGGNRFSALQSGAGGFGGSRQAAQEDLRKKYSLTPDDIKNDLTPGKGRPNWIFSSYGPGRYAPVQLFGGPEREQSFEEMRVIHYAATAAGNPQKAIQDANNLYAATEAQIQTILSDVEGAIRYIIDGANQHPNRIDITAGNVAAALGQQPTFGVGAGTGQPSAFSQPTPFGQAAPSAPSAFGQPSGLGQQQQPAFGKQAFGQPSTLGQAAPQPPFGQSSFGQPSALGQQQQSAFGKPAFGQPSTLGQASTQSGFGQVSPFGQPVPQGPTQPSHLNQTTEASPFTQLTSQGQGFGQPQSQAQGPSPFAKPETTAPFGQPQSTANPFGQPSGFGVQQQTASPFAQPPGFATTAPTTQPAPQSASLPAAVPTAALGTKKDSTRLNPLPKLVGETRRDPVTNKLISWKGQQTKYIDNEPCFQHPDDPATFVHIYFPQGPPAPESFRSSVGKAEEYTPQVQEAYKFLKASGSFQNGIMPSVPPRPEWCSFEL; this is encoded by the exons ATGGTTGTTTGTAAATATTTTCAGGAAGGCAGATGCAGGTTTGGAG AGCAGTGCAAGAATGAGCACCCTGGAAGTAAGTCATTTGGTGGAAACCGGTTTAGTGCTCTCCAATCGGGTGCCGGTGGTTTTGGAG GTTCCCGTCAAGCCGCTCAAGAAGATCTCCGAAAGAA GTATTCCTTGACTCCCGACGATATCAAGAATGACCTCACTCCTGGAAAGGGCAGGCCCAACTGGATCTTCTCATCTTATGGACCGGGCAGATATGCGCCAGTTCAACTCTTTGGTGGTCCCGAAAGGGAGCAAAGCTTCGAGGAAATGCGTGTTATACACTATGCCGCTACAGCTGCTGGCAACCCTCAAAAAGCCATTCAAGATGCAAACAATCTTTATGCAGCCACTGAAGCCCAGATTCAAACCATTTTATCTGACGTCGAGGGAGCCATAAGATATATTATCGATGGCGCAAACCAGCACCCAAATCGAATTGATATCACAGCAGGAAATGTAGCGGCGGCCCTTGGGCAACAACCTACGTTTGGTGTCGGTGCAGGTACGGGTCAGCCATCAGCTTTCAGTCAACCGACGCCATTTGGTCAGGCTGCACCAAGTGCTCCGTCGGCTTTCGGTCAGCCATCCGGACTGGGACAACAGCAACAACCCGCGTTCGGAAAGCAAGCATTCGGTCAGCCCTCTACACTCGGCCAAGCAGCTCCGCAGCCACCGTTTGGCCAATCGTCATTCGGTCAACCGTCCGCGCTAGGACAACAGCAACAATCTGCGTTTGGGAAGCCAGCATTTGGCCAGCCTTCTACACTCGGGCAAGCATCTACGCAGTCTGGGTTTGGTCAGGTATCCCCATTCGGCCAGCCTGTACCCCAGGGCCCGACACAGCCCAGTCATTTAAACCAGACCACCGAGGCTTCCCCCTTTACTCAGCTCACTAGTCAAGGCCAGGGTTTCGGACAACCGCAAAGCCAAGCTCAGGGTCCATCCCCATTCGCAAAGCCGGAGACCACGGCTCCATTTGGGCAACCCCAGTCAACGGCTAATCCATTTGGTCAACCTTCTGGGTTCGGAGTCCAACAGCAGACAGCATCTCCTTTCGCTCAACCACCTGGGTTTGCTACGACGGCCCCAACAACACAGCCAGCACCCCAATCAGCCTCATTACCCGCTGCGGTTCCAACAGCGGCTCTTGGGACTAAAAAGGATTCTACAAGATTGAACCCATTACCCAAACTTGTTGGTGAAACTCGGCGAGACCCAGTGACAAATAAGCTTATTTCATGGAAGGGCCAGCAAACTAAATACATCGACAATGAACCTTGCTTCCAACACCCAGACGACCCGGCAACGTTCGTGCACATTTACTTTCCACAAGGCCCTCCAGCCCCGGAGTCATTTAGGAGTTCAGTGGGAAAGGCCGAGGAATATACGCCCCAGGTCCAAGAGGCATATAAATTCTTGAAAGCAAGTGGCTCGTTTCAGAACGGGATTATGCCGTCTGTTCCGCCGAGGCCAGAGTGGTGTAGCTTTGAACTTTAA
- the RPS20 gene encoding 40S ribosomal protein uS10 (BUSCO:474374at4751~EggNog:ENOG410PQ4U~COG:J~BUSCO:15992at33183) codes for MSYQKPEKDFGEGPKIHKIRITLTSRKVASLEKVCQELIERARSKSLHVKGPVRLPTKTLTISTRKTPCGEGSKTWDRFEMRIHKRLIDLNAPTETVKQIIINIEAGVEVEVTIAA; via the exons ATGTCTTACCAAAAGCCCGAGAAGGATTTCGGCGAAGGCCCA AAAATCCACAAGATCCGTATTACCTTGACCTCCCGCAAGGTTGCTTCCCTCGAGAAAGTCTGCCAGGAGCTCATTGAGCGTGCCCGCTCCAAGTCGCTCCACGTCAAGGGCCCCGTCAGACTTCCCACCAAGACTCTCACCATCTCCACTCGCAAAACTCCTTGCGGTGAGGGTAGCAAGACCTGGGATCGATTCGAGATGCGGATTCACAAGCGCTTGATTGA CTTGAACGCCCCTACCGAGACGGTTAAGCAGATCATCATTAACATCGAGGCTGGTGTTGAGGTCGAAGTCACCATCGCCGCATAA
- a CDS encoding uncharacterized protein (EggNog:ENOG410PI70~COG:K~BUSCO:7362at33183): MTEAKFPPLAPVPPPNVQECIPSEDWASCLDAWIVSVEFRLRVSEGDFETLASKDTQAKSFLSSFFNFPTSLPGPNASTLRRLCFLLARRLLLYVPEHVLDWQFLGAFCSAYNCSSALKTVLRNVWQKASKNLTLSIEKGKTNLMQQLSQSAPGKDANVLGDLRSLTLLAFSLPEVGYVLMTGSDYIDAMFEAYQTQKDKSLQDAIVANIYVALSSLMITSPPAVSLLLDQLFNLKASARVDGAGSPKDPNLLSDLVCSTNLLKRMDRLCSESPQKRADKLLSSLFSYSKVCRGMHPIRRRRVKENKGKQRRTEADDVNEFHIHKVSLVTQIQDLFPDLGSGYVVKLLDYYSDNVETVVSHLVEDSLPANLKVLDHSDQLHIPEVITELAPQSTPPPATSFTRRNVFDNDEFDRLAIAPSKLHFGRTNADLTADDILADRSGHSVNKAAILSALAAFDSDDDEHDDTYDVADVGGTVDSMAPGTGIDPDVEATQRLRSGLREDTESTLFSLYKSIPEAFKRDAATRRSQQRISLRKETGMTDESIEGWAVMLSRDPKRMARMEHDYVLSAGLSGHDQPDLPSTSYRKPRAEDGDGEDHDAENSRVEGSKAGDTAGWPRGGGRAQGRSRGRAGRGGRGSRGDAGAGVAGPSGDHDTAVARRRKDANKSSRANHSRKDQRARKVARGGL, translated from the coding sequence ATGACGGAGGCTAAATTCCCTCCACTTGCACCCGTTCCGCCTCCAAATGTACAAGAATGTATTCCAAGCGAGGACTGGGCGTCATGTCTCGATGCTTGGATTGTCTCTGTTGAGTTTCGTCTAAGGGTTTCCGAGGGAGATTTCGAAACGCTTGCTTCCAAAGATACCCAAGCTAAATCATTTCTATCCTCATTTTTTAACTTCCCTACGTCATTGCCGGGACCAAATGCCAGCACCTTACGACGCCTATGTTTCCTTCTGGCACGACGGTTATTACTCTATGTGCCAGAGCATGTTCTCGACTGGCAGTTCTTGGGAGCCTTTTGCAGTGCCTACAATTGCAGCTCCGCCCTTAAGACCGTTTTAAGAAATGTATGGCAAAAGGCTTCCAAAAACTTGACTCTCAGCATTGAGAAGGGCAAGACAAATTTGATGCAACAGCTTTCCCAAAGTGCTCCTGGGAAAGATGCAAATGTACTTGGTGATTTACGATCTTTAACGTTGTTGGCATTTTCTCTTCCAGAAGTTGGTTACGTTCTGATGACGGGATCCGATTATATTGACGCGATGTTTGAGGCGTACCAAACCCAGAAAGACAAATCTTTACAGGATGCTATAGTTGCGAATATATACGTGGCGCTATCATCATTAATGATTACGTCTCCTCCAGCAGTATCGCTGCTTTTGGATCAGCTCTTCAATTTGAAGGCCTCCGCTAGGGTGGATGGTGCAGGATCTCCGAAAGATCCAAATCTGTTGTCAGACCTTGTCTGCAGTACTAATTTACTAAAGCGGATGGATCGATTGTGTTCAGAAAGCCCGCAAAAACGTGCTGACAAGCTATTATCCTCCTTGTTTTCATACAGTAAAGTTTGTCGTGGGATGCATCCCATCCGCCGGCGCCGGGtcaaagaaaacaaaggaaAGCAGCGCAGAACTGAAGCTGACGACGTAAATGAGTTCCACATTCATAAGGTGTCCCTCGTGACGCAAATCCAAGATCTTTTTCCAGACTTGGGTTCTGGATACGTGGTTAAGCTACTTGATTACTACTCCGATAATGTCGAAACCGTCGTCTCACATCTTGTGGAAGATTCTCTGCCTGCTAACCTGAAGGTTCTCGACCATTCGGATCAACTTCACATCCCAGAGGTTATTACAGAACTCGCACCTCAATCAACACCTCCACCCGCGACGTCGTTCACTCGGAGAAACGTCTTTGACAACGATGAATTCGACCGTTTGGCCATAGCTCCATCCAAGCTCCACTTTGGTCGCACAAACGCTGACTTGACTGCGGATGATATCCTGGCAGATAGATCCGGCCACTCAGTCAACAAGGCTGCCATTCTCTCAGCTCTTGCTGCGTTTGACTCTGACGACGACGAACATGATGATACTTATGATGTTGCCGACGTCGGTGGAACCGTTGATTCAATGGCCCCAGGCACTGGAATCGACCCAGACGTTGAAGCAACGCAAAGACTACGTAGCGGGCTTCGAGAAGACACCGAGTCTACTTTATTCAGCCTATACAAATCAATCCCGGAAGCATTCAAGCGTGATGCGGCGACGCGTCGGTCGCAGCAGCGGATATCTTTGCGAAAGGAAACGGGAATGACAGATGAAAGCATTGAGGGCTGGGCAGTCATGCTATCTCGTGATCCAAAGCGTATGGCGAGAATGGAACATGATTACGTGCTTTCGGCCGGTCTTTCTGGACACGATCAGCCCGATCTTCCATCGACTTCTTACCGGAAGCCACGTGCGGAAGATGGAGATGGGGAAGATCATGATGCTGAAAATTCGAGAGTGGAAGGCAGTAAGGCCGGTGACACTGCTGGCTGGCCGCGTGGTGGCGGCAGAGCCCAAGGAAGAAGCAGGGGACGCGCTGGACGTGGTGGGCGCGGTAGTCGAGGTGATGCTGGGGCAGGTGTTGCTGGTCCGTCTGGAGATCACGATACCGCAGTGGcgagaagaaggaaagatGCCAATAAATCATCACGAGCGAACCATAGTCGTAAAGACCAACGAGCCCGCAAGGTCGCTAGAGGAGGTTTATAG
- a CDS encoding uncharacterized protein (EggNog:ENOG410PFMX~COG:I~TransMembrane:3 (o234-255i372-388o408-431i)) codes for MTNVQKLRGAMVHPSTARVLQSREDAVLSRREIEGLIARGRHILIYEGTVLKVDAWLKFHPGGEKAIQHMVGRDATDEINALHSLEARQRMKSYQIGRIEGQWKNFLPPIQGGIFRLEGIDEMIPDDVDDSHSSAQESSSPPSPLFEAVDRQTLRSRQSSATSISSVASTPPSPGPKAHFEPKPFFLDARTQEEIVLDVAKYPSVNSETQNNIVEKYRQLNQRIQAEGLYNCNYFAYFVEFCRYSLLFSLFVFFLRRGWYATSAFFLGCLWHQLVFTAHDAGHMGITHNFHVDTVIGIIVADYIGGLSLGWWKRNHNVHHIVTNSPEHDPDIEHMPFFAISHRFFSNLRSTYYERIMEYDLFAQFLIRYQHYLYYPILLFGRFNLYRLSWEYLLLRQAPRRGPAWWHLWFEVVGQVFFWAWYGYGVVYLNIPDWRNRLVFILVSHMVQGPLHVQITLSHFAMSTADLGVHESFPQKMLRTTMDVDCPTWLDFFHGGLQFQVIHHLYPRIPRHNLRSAQNLVKDFCKDVDIPYAIFTFYDGNKEVIGRLSDIAKQARIFAECQKSVAQQGIFSDHHHHH; via the exons ATGACCAATGTTCAGAAGCTGAGAGGGGCCATGGTTCACCCGTCAACTGCGCGCGTGCTACAATCTCGGGAAGATGCTGTACTGTCCCGACGAGAGATAGAAGGTCTGATTGCCAGGGGGAGGCATATCCTTATTTACGAAGGCACAGTGCTGAAAGTTGATGCGTGGTTGAAATTCCATCCTGGCGGAGAAAAGGCAATCCAACACATGGTTGGTCGAGATGCCACGGACGAAATCAATGC ATTACATTCTCTTGAGGCTCGCCAACGGATGAAGTCGTACCAAATCGGTCGAATTGAAGGACAATGGAAGAATTTCCTCCCACCGATTCAAGGAGGTATATTTCGCCTCGAGGGTATAGATGAGATGATCCCCGACGACGTCGACGATTCCCACTCATCGGCTCAAGAAAGCTCGTCGCCTCCATCCCCTTTGTTCGAAGCAGTCGACCGTCAAACGCTGAGAAGTCGACAATCGAGCGCGACTTCAATCTCATCTGTTGCCTCAACTCCGCCATCACCCGGCCCTAAGGCACATTTTGAACCAAAGCCTTTCTTCCTCGATGCACGAACTCAAGAAGAGATAGTCCTTGATGTCGCAAAATACCCCTCTGTCAACTCCGAAACCCAAAACAACATCGTGGAGAAATATCGGCAGCTGAACCAGCGGATTCAAGCCGAGGGATTGTACAATTGTAATTATTTCGCCTATTTCGTGGAATTTTGCCGATACAGCCTTCTGTTCTCTCTATTTGTTTTCTTCCTACGCCGTGGATGGTACGCTACTTCTGCGTTCTTTCTTGGATGCTTGTGGCACCAACTAGTTTTCACTGCCCATGATGCCGGCCACATGGGCATTACCCATAATTTTCATGTCGACACTGTAATAGGGATAATAGTTGCGGATTACATCGGCGGCCTTAGCCTTGGATGGTGGAAACGTAATCATAACGTCCACCATATCGTTACCAACTCCCCGGAACACGATCCTGATATCGAGCACATGCCCTTTTTCGCCATCTCGCATCGATTTTTTAGCAATCTCCGAAGCACGTATTACGAACGTATCATGGAGTATGACTTGTTCGCACAGTTTCTGATCCGCTATCAGCACTACCTTTATTATCCTATTTTACTATTCGGCCGTTTCAATCTTTATCGTCTCAGCTGGGAATACCTCTTACTTCGCCAAGCTCCCAGACGAGGCCCAGCCTGGTGGCACCTCTGGTTCGAAGTCGTCGGCCAGGTCTTTTTCTGGGCCTGGTATGGGTATGGAGTGGTGTATCTCAACATCCCAGACTGGCGCAACCGCCTCGTGTTCATTTTGGTGAGCCACATGGTGCAAGGGCCGCTACACGTTCAGATTACGCTGTCTCATTTCGCAATGTCCACTGCCGACTTGGGTGTTCACGAGTCGTTCCCTCAAAAGATGCTTCGGACCACCATGGACGTGGACTGCCCTACCTGGCTGGATTTCTTCCACGGGGGCCTCCAATTTCAGGTTATCCACCACCTGTACCCCCGTATCCCGCGTCACAATCTCCGCAGTGCTCAGAACTTGGTGAAAGATTTTTGCAAGGATGTGGACATCCCGTATGCGATATTCACGTTTTACGATGGGAATAAGGAGGTTATTGGACGGCTGAGCGATATTGCGAAACAGGCGCGGATATTCGCAGAGTGTCAGAAGAGCGTCGCGCAACAGGGTATATTTTCggaccatcatcatcaccactAG
- the PGM3 gene encoding Phosphoglucomutase-3 (EggNog:ENOG410PGSN~COG:G~BUSCO:5233at33183) — translation MSSSYSANGAQINSPIDAHIRDFISHNLEPWTGAWDSSDSHYSCTDAFKELQKAYCDDVCAFVASTADLSASPGRFVYTPLHGVGYSMMSELCEVLSIQGMTVVSEQRDPDPDFPTVRFPNPEEAGALDLAMKTADDLKIDIVIANDPDADRFAVAEKVGETWFKFTGDQVGVLLASHLLDQWKHQEQEKPIAMLCTAVSSNMLAKMAKIEGFHFQETLTGFKWLGNVAKDLESEGYNVPFAFEEALGYMFCNVSYDKDGLTAAMVFLTAQARWRKQGFTPFSRLQHLYQTYGYHETLNTYFVSPDPSISATLFDSIRNLPEDKRSCIGGFPVLRWRDATKGFDTGTPNNVSNLPVDSASQMITIWSDKGLRFTLRGSGTEPKVKIYIESCCPTREDAVNAVCQVFLAVLVNWIQPFASIMTYAPAVTTSSGYIFNIP, via the exons ATGTCCTCAAGTTATTCTGCGAACGGTGCTCAAATAAACTCACCCATCGATGCTCATATTCGAGATTTCATATCGCATAACCTTGAACCCTGGACGGGTGCTTGGGATAGCAGCGACAGTCACTATTCATGTACAGACGCCTTTAAAGAACTCCAGAAGGCTTATTGTGACGATGTCTGTGCCTTTGTG GCCTCCACAGCTGACCTGTCGGCTTCACCGGGACGCTTCGTATACACTCCTCTCCATGGCGTTGGCTACTCCATGATGTCGGAACTTTGTGAAGTGCTAAGCATTCAAGGGATGACCGTTGTGAGTGAACAACGGGATCCGGACCCAGACTTCCCAACGGTTCGTTTTCCGAACCCAGAGGAGGCTGGCGCGCTAGATCTTGCCATGAAAACGGCAGATGATCTAAAAATCGATATTGTTATTGCGAATGACCCTGATGCTGACCGATTTGCAGTTGCTGAAAAAGTAGG CGAGACGTGGTTCAAATTTACGGGAGACCAAGTTGGAGTTCTTCTAGCCTCCCACCTATTAGATCAGTGGAAACACCAAGAACAAGAAAAGCCCATAGCAATGCTATGCACCGCTGTTTCTAGTAACATGCTGGCTAAAATGGCAAAGATAGAAGGATTCCACTTTCAGGAAACCCTAACTGGATTTAAGTGGCTCGGCAATGTCGCCAAGGATCTTGAATCAGAGGGATATAATGTTCCATTTGCCTTTGAGGAAGCTTTAGGTTATATGTTTTGTAATGTATCCTACGATAAAGATGGACTAACAGCAGCCATGGTCTTTCTCACTGCCCAGGCACGGTGGAGAAAGCAAGGTTTTACCCCTTTCAGCAGGCTGCAGCATTTATACCAGACCTACGGCTATCATGAGACACTTAATACCTACTTTGTCTCCCCAGATCCTAGTATTAGCGCGACTCTCTTTGATAGTATCCGAAATCTCCCCGAAGACAAACGCAGCTGCATAGGCGGCTTTCCAGTTCTCAGATGGCGAGATGCCACTAAAGGCTTTGACACAGGAACGCCAAACAATGTCTCGAACTTGCCTGTTGACTCGGCCTCGCAAATGATTACGATTTGGTCCGATAAAGGCCTTAGGTTTACGCTCCGGGGTTCCGGCACAGAACCTAAAGTCAAAA TTTATATTGAGAGCTGTTGCCCAACACGTGAAGATGCAGTGAACGCTGTCTGTCAGGTATTTTTAGCTGTCTTGGTGAATTGGATCCAGCCTTTTGCATCCATTATGACCTATGCCCCTGCTGTGACCACATCTTCTGGCTATATATTTAATATACCCTGA
- a CDS encoding uncharacterized protein (SECRETED:SignalP(1-20)~EggNog:ENOG410PXTF~COG:S~TransMembrane:3 (n4-15c20/21o132-154i175-196o216-240i)), translated as MGITIFPIIFASILVAGCTSTDLSNVYLLSLSYNTVGNNGTSYLDPTQVNENMASTISHVVGTNASYPSLEVRTGYLGMCLKQATDLWICARSAEALASLVKSRAGNSSHNDPLNLIWTAKTFKDKLVFNGFIFASIPLLLVCILILAVFPNWLEDPDEEDQYIKPFPPARLVKVLMVLTPITSLLALLSAFWQHISSSAGVTMVEILSYGTVTGNIGVAAMVLGWGSLVAVGLATLGIISMHLSIKILQRLTDE; from the exons ATGGGGATCACCATATTCCCGATCATCTTCGCAT CAATACTGGTTGCCGGCTGTACAAGCACTGACCTCAGTAACGTCTATCTTCTCTCACTCTCGTATAACACTGTGGGGAACAATGGCACATCGTACCTCGATCCAACACAAGTTAATGAGAACATGGCGTCCACAATTTCACATGTGGTGGGCACGAATGCTTCTTACCCATCCCTAGAGGTTCGAACTGGATACCTGGGAATGTGTTTGAAGCAGGCCACCGACCTCTGGATTTGCGCCCGGAGCGCAGAAGCACTCGCCTCCCTTGTCAAAAGCAGAGCGGGCAATTCATCACACAATGATCCATTGAATCTGATATGGACTGCCAAAACATTCAAGGACAAGCTTGTCTTCAATGGATTTAT ATTTGCATCGATACCACTTTTACTGGTTTGTATTCTCATTTTGGCGGTGTTTCCCAACTGGCTGGAGGATCCTGATGAGGAAGATCAATACATCAAGCCTTTTCCACCAGCACGTCTTGTGAAAGTTCTTATGGTACTCACGCCCATTACCTCACTCCTTGCTCTGCTATCTGCCTTCTGGCAACATATATCAAGCTCTGCTGGTGTGACAATGGTCGAGATCCTATCATATGGCACTGTTACTGGAAACATCGGGGTCGCTGCAATGGTTCTTGGGTGGGGTTCTTTGGTCGCAGTGGGTTTAGCCACTCTTGGAATTATTAGCATGCACTTGAGTATTAAAATTTTGCAAAGGCTTACTGATGAATAA